A genomic segment from Octopus sinensis linkage group LG4, ASM634580v1, whole genome shotgun sequence encodes:
- the LOC115210875 gene encoding uncharacterized protein LOC115210875 isoform X4, producing the protein MNGFQACSKAIKAAHDICAVYGEDAIAERIARDWYAEFKNGNFDLKDTPRSGCPVEVDEERLNQLLHKNSHQTTWEPAEKMECSHIAIEKHLH; encoded by the exons ATGAATGGATTTCAAGCAT GTTCTAAGGCCATAAAAGCTGCTcatgacatttgtgctgtgtatggagaggatgccatagctgaaagaatcgctcgtgattggtatgccgagttcaaaaatggaaattttgacctaaAAGACACACCTCGTTCTGGCTGCCCAGTTGAggtcgatgaagagcgattaaaccaacttttgcacaaaaattctcatcaaacgacATGGGAAccggcagagaaaatggaatgctcccacattgctatagagaagcatcttcactga
- the LOC115210875 gene encoding uncharacterized protein LOC115210875 isoform X1 produces the protein MDFKHIIKMECQVKKNEHYQHLLLFAFNQGSKAIKAAHDICAVYGEDAIAERIARDWYAEFKNGNFDLKDTPRSGCPVEVDEERLNQLLHKNSHQTTWEPAEKMECSHIAIEKHLH, from the exons ATGGATTTCAAGCAT atcattaaaatggaatgtcaagttaagaaaaatgagcattatcaacacctccttctttttgcttttaaccaAGGTTCTAAGGCCATAAAAGCTGCTcatgacatttgtgctgtgtatggagaggatgccatagctgaaagaatcgctcgtgattggtatgccgagttcaaaaatggaaattttgacctaaAAGACACACCTCGTTCTGGCTGCCCAGTTGAggtcgatgaagagcgattaaaccaacttttgcacaaaaattctcatcaaacgacATGGGAAccggcagagaaaatggaatgctcccacattgctatagagaagcatcttcactga